The genomic region TGCTAATATTAGTCACGAGCTGCGAACGCCATTAAATATTGTGATAGGTTATTCTGATGTTCTTTTAAGTGAAGTATCGGGTGAATTAAATGAGAAGCAGATGAAGTATTCTTCCAGTATCAAGGATGCGGGTTCGAACCTTCTTGAGATTGTTAATTCCCTTATTTATATTGCAGAGATAGAAGGTGGAAGCCGCGAACTCAACATTATGAAATTCGATCTTAAACCAATGGTGGCTGATCTTGAAAAAATATTCAGGTCTATGGCTTCTAAATATAATTTGATTATGGAATTTGATGTTGATATTAATATCAAGTATGTACTTGCAGACGAATCTAAATTTAAGACCATCCTTCATCATTTGATTGGAAACGCTATAAAATTCAACAAAGAGGGAGGTACAGTACATGTTGTTTTTGGCAGGGATGACGATGATATCAAGGTGCAGGTAATTGATACCGGAATAGGTATTCCGGAAGATAAGCAGGATGAACTTTTTGATCCTTTTGTCCAGCTTGACTGGTCACACGCACGCAGGTACAGTGGCGTAGGCATCGGTCTTTCTCTTGTAAAAGGCCTTGTTGAAATGCATGGTGGCAAAATTTCCCTTGTAAGTAAGGTTGGAGAAGGGACAACTGTTACTTTTACTATTCCCCAAAAGATCTAATTTTTTTAAATAATGTCATATAATATCAGCTTTCAATTGCATTTTTATATATGTTCTATACATAAAACATACTTGTTCTTTATTATAATTTTATATGGACTGATATTTCTTTGAAACATGTAATATTTAATATCAGGAATGGGTCTGATAAAAGAAGCTCATTCACTAATATTATTAAAAAATATTTCGATGTGGTTGAAGTAAATCCATGTAATTCCATTATGGCAGAACTTGATACATTAATACCAGACCTTATTGCAATTGATGTATCTTCCTGTAAACAGGATGCTTATCAGATATCTCAGCAGGTAAAGTTCTCCGGCAAATATTACTTTATACCATTGGTATTTGTTGATTCTGATTTCTCTATTGAAGATAAAGCGAGACTCATTGAGTCAGGAGCAGATGGTTATTTAGAAGAGCCATTTTATATGGATACTACAATTTCCTATCTGGAAGCTCTTATCAGCAAGGGACAGAGCCAAAAAAAATTGTTTTCAAGTCAGGCAAAAAATCAGGTACAAAAATCCAATTTTGCTATTCATGAACCTGAATCCTTTTATTGTGATGATGATTCTCTTTTCAAAGATACTTCTCAACAATCGGCAGTAGGTATTTTCTATACGACCATGGAAGGAGATCTCCTGAAAGTAAACGCCCGTTTTTGTGAGATCGTAGGTTATACACAGGAAGAACTTCTCTCAATAAAATCTATGGATATCACATACCCTGATGAGAGTGAAACCGAAGCTAAAATGCTAAAAAAAATGCTTGACGGGGATATTGATTCATTTGAGATCGAAAAAAGATACATTCACAAGTCCGGATACTTTGTGCATGCTTTGGTTCACGTAGATATCGTCTACAATAGTAAAGATGTTCCATATTACATTAGCAGTGTGCTTGATATAACCGATATACGAACATCTCAGCAACGTCTTAAGAGAAGTGAGGAAAAATACCGTACATATGTTGACAATTCACCACATCCTATTTTTGTAACTGATATATTTGGTATGGTTCTTGATGTGAATCCAGCTGCATGTTCTCATACAGAATATTCTGCTGAAGAACTCATGGGTATGAACATCCTTGATCTATGTAATCAAGAATCTATGTCTGAAACTACAGATTATTTTTTGAGGGTGGAGACAGAAGGTGAAGCTTCTGGTGAGTTT from Methanolobus tindarius DSM 2278 harbors:
- a CDS encoding PAS domain S-box protein → MVEVNPCNSIMAELDTLIPDLIAIDVSSCKQDAYQISQQVKFSGKYYFIPLVFVDSDFSIEDKARLIESGADGYLEEPFYMDTTISYLEALISKGQSQKKLFSSQAKNQVQKSNFAIHEPESFYCDDDSLFKDTSQQSAVGIFYTTMEGDLLKVNARFCEIVGYTQEELLSIKSMDITYPDESETEAKMLKKMLDGDIDSFEIEKRYIHKSGYFVHALVHVDIVYNSKDVPYYISSVLDITDIRTSQQRLKRSEEKYRTYVDNSPHPIFVTDIFGMVLDVNPAACSHTEYSAEELMGMNILDLCNQESMSETTDYFLRVETEGEASGEFLFTKKDGTDFYMQIEAVMLNGNKLLALCVDTTVRNLSEKMLMDAKVLAEYASNSKSEFLANISHELRTPLDIIIGYTDVLLNELSDKLNEEQLKYFCRINEAGSNLLETVNSLIYVAEIEAGNCELDIINFDLKPMVAELENIFRPMASKKNVMIEFEIGTGLECIFADDSKFNAILHNLIENAIKFNREGGSVKIIFEDAGNDIRVQVIDTGIGILEDKQEIFFEPFVQLDWSHARRYSGVGIGLSLVKGLVEMHGGKISLVSKVGEGTTVTFTIPQKL